The Flammeovirgaceae bacterium genome segment GGGTGCCTCGTCCATCCCATTAACGGCATCCTCAATAAATTCCTTGGAAGCCAGCCCGGTAAGGAACTCCTTTAGCTTGGCTATCTTGTGGATGGTGTTCTTGTTTTGCCACTTGGTGTCCAGGAAGGTTTCCTCACTGACGTCCTTAAAGGCAGGGATACGCTGCCAAAATGGCCCATCCGAAAACTTGCGGTGGCCAATATCGCTGGCCGTTACCATTTTTTTGTTGGGGTCCGGGATCTCCATTTCGGCTATGGCCTCCAGGGTGTCGGTATGTGAAATTTTGTTGGGCAAATCAGCTACTTTGCTCGCCTCTTTCATGAGGGAGATTTCATCTGTTGAATAATTCATGACTTGGTTGTGTGAATAAAAAGATAATGTTCTGTTTCGATGAGGTCCACATTCTATAAAATCCATTATGTTCTATAGAACATAATGCAAATGTATGGCCTTTTCAGGCCAAAACCAAGGTTTTCTGGGTAAAACTACCCCTCTGAAGGTGGGGTTAAAGGCTCTATCGGCACATTCATGGCAATAAGGGGCGCTGCCTCCTCCCCCTCTATCTCCATGGCGGCCACAATGATGCCCAGGGCGTCCTTTATCTTCAGCTGGGTGGCTTCGGGCAAGGATTTGATCCTTTTGGCCAGTTGGTCGTGCAAAATATCCGGGGCCTGCTTTACCACCTCGCTCCCCCGCCCGGTAATGCCGAGGTAAGTGACCCGCTTATCGCCAGATTTGGGGAGCCTTTTTACCAATTCCTTTTTTTCAAGGCGGTTCACAATGCCGGTAATGGTGCTGGAGTTGAGGCTCAGTAATTTCATCAGTTCGCCATGGGTCGACATTTTATTGGAAGCCCTGTCGATATGGCCCAGGCAGAGCAACTGAGGGATGCTTATTCCGAAATCCTTTTGCACGCGCTTGGACTCCAGGTTGATGGACCTGACGATCTTCCTGATATTAATGAGTATGTCCAAGGTTTCCATTTCCTGCAAAGATGCTGAATGCCGGCAAACCTACATACGGTGGAATACCAAAAAATGAGGCAGGTTTTGGGCCGTCCTGCCCAACTTC includes the following:
- a CDS encoding MarR family transcriptional regulator gives rise to the protein MDILINIRKIVRSINLESKRVQKDFGISIPQLLCLGHIDRASNKMSTHGELMKLLSLNSSTITGIVNRLEKKELVKRLPKSGDKRVTYLGITGRGSEVVKQAPDILHDQLAKRIKSLPEATQLKIKDALGIIVAAMEIEGEEAAPLIAMNVPIEPLTPPSEG